The nucleotide window ACTTTATTGGTATTGCCGATTCTGTATTGGTTCGCCCATCGTCAGGACGAGCACATTACAGTCGAGACGCCTGACGGTGTGGCTATGGCTTTTAATGAGGAATTGAATCATGAGTAACTGCAAGCAAACAGAAAAAACCTGCTGTTGTTCTAGCGAGAAGCAAGATACCACCCAACCGAAGCCATCAAACTCGCCGTGTGGCATGACCTTCAAGGTCGAAGGTCTGGATTGCGCCGAAGAAGTCGCCACCTTGAAAAGTGCGATAGGGCCATTAGTGGGCGGTAGTGACAAGCTGGCCTTCGATGTATTAAACGGGCGCATGACGCTGTTATCTGATGCGGAGCCTGTGACGGAAAAAGCTATCATAAAGGCGGTTGCCGCAACTGGGATGAAAGCAGTTCCTTGGCAACCCGGTCAGACAGAGGCCGATGCCCAGCAACTGCATCGTTCGAAGACCGTTTATACCGTACTCAGCGGTTTGTTTATCGTAGCAGGCATGATCATTCATATCGCCATGGCCGAAGGTTTAGCGAATCTGCAAACCGTTTTCGGCCTGCAAGGCAATGTTGAACTGCAATGGAACGTGGTGACTCGCTATCTGCACAGCTTATTGAATGCTCACGCTCAGTTGGCAATGCCGCTGCCTGAAAAAATAGCCTTTGGCCTAGCCGTGGCTTGCGGTGCTCGGCATGTGATTGTAAAGGCGTTTTATGCCTTGAAACGCTTACGGGCGGATATGAATTTGCTAATGACGATTGCCGTGATTGGTGCCTTATTCATCGATGAGTGGTTCGAAGCGGCCACCGTCAGCTTCCTGTTTTCACTGTCTCTGGCGATTGAAAGCTGGAGTATTGGCCGCGCCCGGCATGCCGTCGAAGCCTTGCTGGATTTAGCGCCATCGACGGTTAGGGTCAAGGATGAAAGCGGACAGGAATGCATAATATCTGCCGCAGAAGTCAGTATAGGCAGCCGCTTCATTCTCGCACCAGGCGATAAAATCCCGCTCGATGGCGAAGTGTTCCGAGGTTCCAGCTCGGTCAATCAGGCGCCGATTACCGGTGAAAGCATGCCGGTTGCCAAGCAAGTGGGTGACGAGGTATTTGCAGGAAGCATTAATGTTGAAGGCACATTGGAAATCCGATCCACCAAGCTGGTTTCGGATACCACCCTGGCGCAGATTACCCGTATGGTGGGCGAAGCCCATGGTAAGCGAGCCGAGGTCGAGCAATGGGTCGAGAAATTTGCGCGTATTTATACCCCGGTCGTGATGCTGGTAGCGTTAGCGATGTGCGTCATTCCGCCCTTATTTTTCGAAGGCGTCTGGGATGAATGGTTTTACCACGCATTAGTTTTGTTGGTCATAGCCTGCCCATGCGCGTTAGTGATTTCGACGCCGGTGAGCATTGTCGCTGCGTTGGCCTGTGCTGCCAGGCAAGGCATTCTGATCAAAGGCGGTACTTATATTGAAGCACCCGCATCCATTCAGGCTTTTGCTTTTGACAAGACCGGCACATTGACCTGCGGTGAACCCATTGTTACCGGTGTCTACCCGTTCAATAGTCATAGTGAAGAAGAGCTAATGTCCCGTGCTGCTGCCCTTGAGGCGCGTAGCAATCATCCGCTGGCAAAAGCCATATTACGTCACACAGAAAAACTCGGTATCCGTGTAGCCAGTGCCGACAATGTGTCGGTGTTGCCCGGTAAAGGTGTTACCGGGCTATTCAATGGCACGGATTACTGGCTGGGATCGCGTCGTTATCTATTGGAACGAAGTCAGGAAATCCCCAAAATCAGTGACAAAGCCATTGCCCTAGAACAGACCGGACAAACCGTGATTGCGATTGGCAATGATCGACACATCTGCGGCTTGATTGCGGTTGCCGATCAACCCCGCGCAGAGATCAAATCGATTTTACAGGCCTTGAGACGGACGGGTGTTAAACACCTGGCCATGTTGACCGGTGACAATCAGGTAACCGCCAATAACATCGCTGCCCAAATCGGTATCGATGAGGTATACGCCGAATTGTTGCCAGCAGATAAAGTGGAAATCGTTGGTCAAATGGTCGAGCAATACGGACAGGTGGCGATGATTGGCGATGGTGTCAACGATGCACCGGCGCTAGGGCGGGCCAATCTGGGCATTGCCATGGGAGTATTAGGTTCGGATGCGGCTATCGAAATAGCCGATATCGCCTTAATGGGCGATGATCTGTCCAAGTTGCCTTGGCTGATCAGGCATTCCAAGCGAACATTATCGATCATTCGGCAGAATATAACCTTTGCGCTGACGATCAAGGCGGTTTTCGCCGTGCTCGCCTTTGCCGGTGTGGCGACCTTGTGGGAAGCCATCGCCGCCGACACGGGGGCGTCACTATTAGTCGTCGCCAATGGCTTACGGCTGCTTCAGCCTAAAAATACTGCGATTTAAAAATCTGAGCCATACAACTAAACAATTTCGGAGATTCCCATGACATTTAAACCACTGATTCCCCTGATTTTGGCTCAATGCTTATTGTCGGCCTGTAGCTTGATGGACCGCCATGCCATGGATGTTGATCTGGACGTACAGCATACGGCATTGGCTAAGCACTTTGAAAAAGAAGCCAACGAATTGCAGGCCAGGATTGAGGAGCATCAAAAATTCCTAAACCAATTCGAGACCAAACGCTATTTGTACGGCAGACATGCCAACGATCTGAAAGCACACAGCCAAGAGGTGATCGATCTTTATCAACAAGCGATTACGGCTAATCGGGATATGGCCGACATGGTTCGCGGAACGGGACATTAATTTTTTATCTGGCATGACCGTCGGAATGGACTGCGAAGCGGTCAGTTGATTAATATTATAGGGAAAGACCGAACTGCCAGGTCACAGGTATTCCTGTAAGCGGCTATTCAGGAAAATTGAGACTTGATCATGGCCGACCATCTAGTGATCGTTGATACATCGGTCAACATCCAAAGGTTGTAGCAAGCTGCGGTTGAGCTATCGTAAAACATCTGTTTTACGACATGTATGCGACCTATGACCAAAATGCCGCTTTAACAACTTTGAAAGTATACGTAAAACACTGTCGTAAAATGATATTATACGGAAACATCAAATTTATGGTTTTCCGTCTATGTTAGTGGGCTATATGCGTGTTTCATCGGAATCGGACCGGCAAAGCACGGATTTGCAACGTGATGCGTTGCTGGCCGCCGGTGTCGATGTTCGCCATCTTTTTGAAGATCGAGCATCAGGGGCCAAGGATGATCGTTCCGGACTGACCAATGCATTGGACTTCGTCCGTCCTGGGGATGTGCTAGTCGTGTGGAAATTGGATAGGCTGGGCCGCTCTTTGTCCCACCTGCTTTCAATTGTCAACACGCTTAAAGAAAAACAGGTTGCATTCCGTTCACTCACTGAGGGCATGGATACCACTACGCCATCAGGCGAACTGTTGTTCCACGTCTTTGGCGCTCTTGCCCAATATGAACGGGCTTTAATCAAAGAGCGCGTTTTAGCGG belongs to Methylomonas sp. LL1 and includes:
- a CDS encoding heavy metal translocating P-type ATPase, producing the protein MSNCKQTEKTCCCSSEKQDTTQPKPSNSPCGMTFKVEGLDCAEEVATLKSAIGPLVGGSDKLAFDVLNGRMTLLSDAEPVTEKAIIKAVAATGMKAVPWQPGQTEADAQQLHRSKTVYTVLSGLFIVAGMIIHIAMAEGLANLQTVFGLQGNVELQWNVVTRYLHSLLNAHAQLAMPLPEKIAFGLAVACGARHVIVKAFYALKRLRADMNLLMTIAVIGALFIDEWFEAATVSFLFSLSLAIESWSIGRARHAVEALLDLAPSTVRVKDESGQECIISAAEVSIGSRFILAPGDKIPLDGEVFRGSSSVNQAPITGESMPVAKQVGDEVFAGSINVEGTLEIRSTKLVSDTTLAQITRMVGEAHGKRAEVEQWVEKFARIYTPVVMLVALAMCVIPPLFFEGVWDEWFYHALVLLVIACPCALVISTPVSIVAALACAARQGILIKGGTYIEAPASIQAFAFDKTGTLTCGEPIVTGVYPFNSHSEEELMSRAAALEARSNHPLAKAILRHTEKLGIRVASADNVSVLPGKGVTGLFNGTDYWLGSRRYLLERSQEIPKISDKAIALEQTGQTVIAIGNDRHICGLIAVADQPRAEIKSILQALRRTGVKHLAMLTGDNQVTANNIAAQIGIDEVYAELLPADKVEIVGQMVEQYGQVAMIGDGVNDAPALGRANLGIAMGVLGSDAAIEIADIALMGDDLSKLPWLIRHSKRTLSIIRQNITFALTIKAVFAVLAFAGVATLWEAIAADTGASLLVVANGLRLLQPKNTAI
- a CDS encoding recombinase family protein; translation: MLVGYMRVSSESDRQSTDLQRDALLAAGVDVRHLFEDRASGAKDDRSGLTNALDFVRPGDVLVVWKLDRLGRSLSHLLSIVNTLKEKQVAFRSLTEGMDTTTPSGELLFHVFGALAQYERALIKERVLAGLTAARKRGRIGGRPPAIMGEKLEAIIAALNSGMSKSAVCRNFGVKRTTLIETLARIGWPASNPNP